A part of Streptomyces sp. NBC_01497 genomic DNA contains:
- a CDS encoding helix-turn-helix domain-containing protein, which yields MPYAEDLDPSDSVLSFYVTDLRRRREAAGITQRDFARTALMAPSLLNKIEAAQRLPTKELSALADEKFGTGDHFRRLWPLVIKYAYPKWFRPYVELEAAATIIRSFEVQTVPGLLQTEEYGREVLAAGRTNRDEIEELLNGRMGRQAILDRPKPPELWIVIDETVILRRPGCVDNMAGQLQRLLDVSGIPNIVIQVLPFDVGGHAGVDGPFTTLTMDEGPNVVYVDGFLKGQILAEPDDVRTAERAYDLLTAEALSISRSVDLIAKALKELTP from the coding sequence ATGCCCTATGCGGAGGATCTGGATCCGTCCGATTCCGTACTGTCGTTCTACGTAACGGACTTACGCAGAAGGCGCGAGGCCGCCGGAATCACCCAGCGGGACTTCGCCAGGACGGCCCTGATGGCCCCGTCGCTCCTCAACAAGATCGAGGCGGCACAGCGGCTGCCGACCAAGGAACTGTCCGCGTTGGCCGACGAGAAGTTCGGCACAGGCGACCACTTCCGCCGCCTGTGGCCGCTGGTCATCAAGTACGCGTACCCGAAGTGGTTCCGGCCGTACGTGGAGCTGGAGGCGGCGGCGACGATCATCCGGTCGTTCGAGGTACAGACAGTGCCTGGACTTCTTCAGACCGAGGAGTACGGCAGAGAGGTACTCGCAGCCGGGCGCACAAATCGCGACGAAATCGAAGAGCTGCTGAACGGGCGTATGGGGCGGCAGGCGATTCTCGACCGCCCAAAGCCGCCTGAGCTGTGGATTGTCATCGATGAGACCGTGATTCTGCGGCGACCGGGCTGTGTTGACAACATGGCTGGTCAACTTCAGCGGCTGCTTGACGTGTCGGGCATTCCCAACATCGTCATCCAGGTCCTGCCGTTCGACGTGGGAGGACATGCGGGCGTCGACGGACCGTTCACAACGCTGACGATGGATGAGGGGCCGAACGTCGTCTATGTGGACGGCTTTCTCAAAGGCCAGATTCTGGCCGAACCGGACGACGTCAGGACGGCGGAGCGAGCCTATGATCTGCTCACGGCAGAAGCCCTCTCGATCAGCCGCTCCGTCGATCTGATCGCCAAAGCGTTGAAGGAACTGACACCATGA
- a CDS encoding DUF397 domain-containing protein, whose amino-acid sequence MTPAKSLSDVVWGTSSYSGNNGGNCVEVGSGLPDVVPVRDSKRREGPVLLLSASAWSEFVGFAVREG is encoded by the coding sequence ATGACTCCCGCGAAGAGCCTGTCCGACGTGGTGTGGGGTACGTCGAGTTACAGCGGCAACAACGGCGGCAATTGCGTCGAGGTCGGCTCCGGTCTGCCGGATGTCGTGCCCGTCCGGGATTCGAAGCGTCGCGAGGGCCCTGTCCTGCTGCTGTCCGCTTCTGCCTGGTCGGAGTTCGTGGGGTTCGCGGTCCGGGAGGGTTGA
- a CDS encoding DUF397 domain-containing protein, with product MVLWRTSSYSGNNGGDCVEVGSGLPGVVPVRDSKRPGGPVVTVPLAAWARFVRQF from the coding sequence ATGGTCCTCTGGCGTACGTCGAGTTACAGCGGCAACAACGGCGGCGACTGCGTCGAGGTCGGCTCCGGTCTGCCCGGCGTCGTGCCCGTCCGGGATTCGAAGCGTCCCGGCGGGCCCGTCGTCACCGTTCCCCTGGCCGCCTGGGCTCGGTTCGTGCGTCAGTTCTGA
- a CDS encoding CehA/McbA family metallohydrolase — MTFANDASAAGPSGTPGTPGSGGAGGSGAAGRRVRETVTGTLPTGSPDVVYLPFQVPHGVNEVHVAYTYDRPAVPVGTQGNALDIGLFDERGTALGGAGFRGWSGGARTEFFVRSGDATPGYLTGPVRPGTWHVALGPYTVAPQGLAYEVTITLTYGDQAPEPRPVYPPERAKGRVAGRGPAWYRGDCHLHSVHSDGTRTPARIAALARAAGLDFLHSSDHNTTSAHRAWDGLWGDDLLILVGEEVTTRNGHVLALSPDPGTFVDWRYRARDRRFGHYARAVRAAGGLVVPAHPHQTCVGCAWKYGFADADAVEVWNGPWTPDDEVSLAAWDNSLIESGGSGRAWTPALGNSDAHRDPDVIGEPQTVVLADELSRTAILAGLRAGHSYVAESSKVALAFTVSGGRGRQAGIGERLTGVRPDDEVTVRLEVTGAPGCTVRFVTDQGTLFTAPAPIPAPGSAVVEWTTTPRHASYVRAEVRHPASGQGGGLPGAVAAFTNPVFLDTGEAAD, encoded by the coding sequence GTGACCTTCGCCAACGACGCATCGGCCGCCGGCCCGTCCGGCACCCCCGGAACCCCCGGCAGCGGCGGCGCGGGAGGCTCCGGCGCCGCCGGCCGCCGCGTGCGCGAGACCGTCACCGGCACCCTCCCCACCGGCTCCCCCGACGTCGTGTACCTGCCCTTCCAGGTGCCGCACGGCGTCAACGAGGTCCACGTCGCGTACACGTACGACAGGCCCGCCGTGCCCGTCGGCACCCAGGGCAACGCCCTCGACATCGGCCTCTTCGACGAGCGCGGCACCGCGCTCGGCGGCGCGGGCTTCCGGGGCTGGTCCGGTGGCGCGCGCACCGAGTTCTTCGTACGGTCCGGCGACGCCACTCCCGGCTACCTCACGGGCCCCGTGCGCCCCGGCACCTGGCACGTCGCACTCGGCCCGTACACCGTCGCGCCACAAGGCCTGGCGTACGAGGTGACGATCACCCTCACGTACGGCGACCAGGCCCCCGAACCCCGGCCGGTGTACCCGCCGGAGCGTGCGAAGGGCCGGGTCGCGGGGCGCGGACCCGCCTGGTACCGGGGCGACTGCCACCTGCACTCGGTGCACTCCGACGGCACGCGCACCCCCGCCCGGATCGCGGCGCTGGCCCGCGCCGCCGGACTGGACTTCCTCCACAGCAGTGACCACAACACCACCTCGGCGCACCGCGCGTGGGACGGCCTGTGGGGCGACGACCTGCTGATCCTCGTCGGCGAGGAGGTCACCACCCGCAACGGGCACGTCCTCGCGCTCTCCCCCGACCCCGGCACGTTCGTGGACTGGCGCTACCGCGCCCGTGACCGGCGCTTCGGCCACTACGCCCGGGCGGTCCGCGCGGCCGGCGGCCTCGTCGTGCCCGCCCACCCGCACCAGACCTGCGTCGGGTGCGCCTGGAAGTACGGCTTCGCGGACGCCGACGCCGTCGAGGTGTGGAACGGCCCCTGGACCCCGGACGACGAGGTCTCCCTCGCCGCCTGGGACAACAGCCTGATCGAGTCAGGGGGTTCGGGCCGCGCCTGGACACCCGCCCTGGGCAACAGCGACGCGCACCGCGACCCCGACGTCATCGGCGAACCCCAGACGGTGGTGCTGGCCGACGAGTTGAGCCGCACGGCGATCCTCGCCGGGCTGCGCGCCGGCCACAGCTACGTCGCCGAGTCCTCCAAGGTCGCGCTCGCCTTCACGGTGTCCGGGGGCCGGGGCCGGCAGGCGGGCATCGGGGAGCGGCTGACCGGCGTGCGGCCCGACGACGAGGTGACCGTACGCCTGGAGGTCACGGGCGCGCCCGGCTGCACCGTGCGGTTCGTGACCGACCAGGGGACGCTGTTCACCGCGCCGGCGCCGATCCCCGCGCCGGGCTCCGCCGTCGTGGAGTGGACAACGACACCGCGCCACGCGAGCTACGTACGGGCCGAGGTCCGCCACCCGGCGTCCGGGCAGGGCGGCGGGCTGCCGGGCGCGGTCGCGGCGTTCACCAACCCCGTCTTCCTGGACACCGGGGAAGCAGCGGACTGA
- a CDS encoding bifunctional FO biosynthesis protein CofGH, producing the protein MTTYVPDGSGAAGRPTTNSMRRALKRARDGVALDAGEAAVLLQARGDDLIDLSASAARVRDAGLEAAGRAGIITYSRKVFIPLTRLCRDKCHYCTFVTVPGKLRREGHGMFLSPDEVLAIAREGAALGCKEALFTLGDRPEARWPEAREWLEAEGYDDTLAYVRAMAIRVLEETGLLPHLNPGVMSWTDLQRLKPVAPSMGMMLETTATRLWSEPGGPHHGSPDKEPAVRLRVLEDAGRSNVPFTTGVLIGIGESYEERADALFELRRTARAYHGIQEVIVQNFRAKPDTAMRGMPDAELGELAAAIAVARHILGPSARIQAPPNLVDAEYALLIGAGIDDWGGVSPLTPDHVNPERPWPHIDELAAKTAESGFELRERLTIYPEFIQRGEPWLDPRLLPHVTALADPETGLAREDVKPVGLPWQEPDEAFTSTGRTDLHRTIDSEGRTGDRRDDFDVVYGDWEALREAAAPGMVPQRIDGDVREALGQAADDPTKLTDDQALALFHADGPALDSLTRIADELRRDVVGDDVTYIVTRNINFTNVCYTGCRFCAFAQRRTDADAYTLSLSQVADRAEQAWEVGAVEVCMQGGIHPDLPGTAYFDIARAVKERVPGMHVHAFSPMEVVNGATRTGMSIREWLSAAKEAGLGSIPGTAAEILDDEVRWILTKGKLPTATWIEVVKTAHELGIRSSSTMMYGHVDQPRHWLGHLRTLAGIQQETGGFTEFVTLPFIHTNAPVYLAGIARPGPTDRDNRAVTAMARLLLHPYIPNIQTSWVKLGAEGAAEMLRSGANDLGGTLMEETISRMAGSSYGSYRSVQDLRAIAEAAGRPSRPRTTLYGEVPEERVRAASVSDGHLPELLPLVSD; encoded by the coding sequence ATGACTACGTACGTGCCTGACGGGTCAGGGGCCGCCGGCCGGCCCACCACCAACTCCATGCGCCGTGCCCTCAAACGTGCCCGCGACGGCGTCGCCCTCGACGCCGGCGAGGCGGCCGTGCTGCTCCAGGCACGCGGGGACGACCTCATCGACCTCTCCGCCTCCGCCGCCCGGGTCCGGGACGCGGGACTCGAAGCGGCCGGGCGCGCCGGGATCATCACGTACTCCCGCAAGGTCTTCATCCCCCTCACCCGCCTGTGCCGTGACAAATGCCACTACTGCACCTTCGTGACCGTGCCCGGCAAGTTGCGGCGCGAGGGCCACGGGATGTTCCTCTCGCCGGACGAGGTCCTCGCGATCGCCCGCGAGGGCGCCGCGCTCGGCTGCAAGGAAGCGCTGTTCACCCTCGGCGACCGGCCGGAGGCCCGGTGGCCCGAGGCACGCGAATGGCTGGAGGCCGAGGGCTACGACGACACCCTCGCCTACGTGCGGGCCATGGCGATCCGGGTGCTGGAGGAGACCGGGCTGCTGCCGCACCTCAACCCGGGCGTCATGTCCTGGACGGACCTGCAGCGGCTCAAGCCGGTCGCGCCCTCGATGGGCATGATGCTGGAGACCACCGCGACCCGCCTGTGGTCCGAGCCGGGCGGCCCGCACCACGGCTCCCCGGACAAGGAGCCCGCCGTGCGGCTGCGGGTCCTTGAGGACGCGGGGCGCTCCAACGTGCCGTTCACGACCGGTGTGCTCATCGGCATCGGGGAGTCGTACGAGGAGCGTGCGGACGCGCTGTTCGAGCTGCGCCGCACGGCCCGCGCCTACCACGGCATCCAGGAAGTCATCGTGCAGAACTTCCGCGCCAAGCCGGACACGGCGATGCGCGGCATGCCGGACGCGGAACTGGGGGAGTTGGCCGCCGCGATCGCCGTGGCCCGGCACATCCTCGGCCCGTCCGCGCGCATCCAGGCCCCGCCGAACCTCGTCGACGCCGAGTACGCGCTGCTGATCGGCGCGGGCATCGACGACTGGGGCGGGGTGTCGCCGCTCACCCCCGACCACGTCAACCCGGAGCGGCCCTGGCCGCACATCGACGAACTCGCCGCGAAGACCGCCGAGTCCGGGTTCGAGCTGCGTGAACGCCTCACCATCTACCCGGAGTTCATCCAGCGGGGCGAGCCGTGGCTCGACCCCAGGCTGCTCCCGCACGTCACCGCGCTCGCCGACCCCGAGACCGGGCTCGCGCGCGAGGACGTCAAGCCGGTGGGGCTGCCCTGGCAGGAGCCGGACGAGGCGTTCACCTCCACCGGCCGCACCGACCTGCACCGCACCATCGACAGCGAGGGACGTACGGGCGACCGCCGCGACGACTTCGACGTCGTGTACGGGGACTGGGAGGCGCTGCGCGAGGCCGCCGCGCCCGGCATGGTGCCGCAGCGCATCGACGGCGACGTGCGGGAGGCCCTCGGCCAGGCCGCCGACGACCCGACGAAGCTCACCGACGACCAGGCCCTGGCCCTCTTCCACGCGGACGGGCCGGCGCTCGACTCGCTCACCCGTATCGCGGACGAGCTGCGGCGGGACGTGGTCGGCGACGACGTCACGTACATCGTCACCCGCAACATCAACTTCACCAACGTCTGCTACACCGGCTGCCGCTTCTGTGCCTTCGCGCAGCGCCGCACCGACGCCGACGCGTACACCCTCTCCCTCTCGCAGGTCGCGGACCGCGCGGAACAGGCGTGGGAGGTCGGGGCGGTGGAGGTGTGCATGCAGGGCGGCATCCACCCGGACCTGCCCGGCACCGCCTACTTCGACATCGCGCGGGCCGTGAAGGAACGCGTGCCCGGCATGCACGTGCACGCGTTCTCGCCGATGGAGGTCGTCAACGGCGCGACCCGCACCGGGATGTCGATCCGCGAATGGCTGAGCGCCGCGAAGGAGGCGGGGCTCGGTTCGATCCCCGGCACGGCGGCGGAGATCCTGGACGACGAGGTCCGCTGGATCCTCACCAAGGGCAAACTGCCGACGGCGACCTGGATCGAGGTCGTCAAGACGGCGCACGAGCTCGGCATCCGGTCCTCCTCCACCATGATGTACGGGCATGTCGACCAGCCCCGCCACTGGCTGGGCCACCTGCGCACCCTCGCGGGCATCCAGCAGGAGACCGGTGGCTTCACGGAGTTCGTGACGCTGCCCTTCATCCACACCAACGCGCCCGTGTACCTGGCCGGCATCGCCCGCCCGGGCCCCACCGACCGGGACAACCGGGCCGTGACGGCGATGGCGCGGCTGCTGCTGCACCCGTACATCCCCAACATCCAGACGAGCTGGGTGAAACTCGGCGCGGAGGGCGCGGCGGAGATGCTCCGCTCCGGTGCGAACGACCTCGGCGGGACGCTGATGGAGGAGACCATCTCCCGGATGGCGGGGTCGAGTTACGGCTCGTACCGGTCCGTTCAGGACCTGCGGGCCATCGCGGAGGCGGCGGGACGGCCGTCCCGCCCGCGCACCACGCTGTACGGGGAGGTGCCCGAGGAGCGCGTGCGCGCGGCGTCGGTCTCGGACGGGCACCTGCCGGAGCTGCTGCCGCTGGTCTCCGACTGA
- a CDS encoding ADP-ribosylglycohydrolase family protein, with translation MSTLWGRAEQLDFRSRVRGCLLGGGIGDALGAGASGAVPEPGSLPEEVDLVPAYGRRGAVTWATQLTLFTADGLIRAQISRDRGHWHPPTDVHRACLRWYATQRDWGPDERRADNGWLAMEEWLYARRDPALPLLLGLGDEVMGTRAEPKNPRAADPGAVLRSAPFGLLVGWEPELVGLLAAECAVHTHGHPAACLSASAYAVIVHGLARRAPLEAAVGAALKLLAAEPGHEPVTAALTEALQSVRAGVPDVHRVAALGAPGGAENALAVAVYCALVAEDLRHGLSLATAGPTARAAAPLCGALLGTWHGETALPPLWLAELEGRGTLLELADDFAMELTQSQALHGGGSHEAAWLRRYPCG, from the coding sequence GTGAGCACGCTGTGGGGCCGGGCCGAGCAGCTGGACTTCCGCAGCCGTGTGCGCGGATGCCTGCTCGGCGGCGGTATCGGCGACGCACTGGGCGCCGGTGCGTCCGGCGCCGTGCCGGAGCCGGGATCGCTGCCGGAGGAGGTCGACCTCGTACCGGCGTACGGCAGACGCGGCGCGGTCACCTGGGCGACGCAGCTGACGCTGTTCACGGCCGACGGCCTGATACGCGCGCAGATCAGCCGCGACCGCGGCCACTGGCACCCGCCGACCGACGTCCACCGGGCCTGCCTGCGGTGGTACGCCACCCAGCGCGACTGGGGCCCCGACGAGCGGCGCGCCGACAACGGCTGGCTCGCGATGGAGGAATGGCTCTACGCGCGCCGCGACCCGGCACTGCCGCTGCTGCTGGGCCTCGGTGACGAGGTGATGGGCACCCGCGCCGAGCCGAAGAACCCGCGGGCTGCCGACCCCGGTGCGGTGCTGCGGTCGGCCCCGTTCGGGCTGCTGGTGGGGTGGGAACCCGAGCTGGTGGGCCTGCTCGCGGCCGAGTGCGCGGTGCACACCCACGGACATCCGGCGGCCTGCCTGTCGGCGTCGGCGTACGCGGTCATCGTGCACGGGCTGGCCCGGCGCGCGCCGCTGGAGGCGGCGGTGGGGGCGGCGCTGAAGCTCCTGGCGGCGGAACCCGGCCACGAGCCCGTCACCGCGGCGCTCACCGAGGCACTGCAGAGCGTCCGCGCGGGCGTGCCCGACGTGCACCGGGTGGCGGCTCTGGGCGCCCCCGGCGGCGCGGAGAACGCCCTGGCGGTGGCCGTCTACTGCGCGCTGGTCGCGGAGGACCTGCGGCACGGCCTGTCCCTGGCGACGGCGGGCCCCACGGCCCGCGCGGCGGCACCGCTGTGCGGCGCGCTGCTCGGCACCTGGCACGGTGAGACGGCGCTGCCTCCGCTGTGGCTCGCGGAACTGGAGGGCCGGGGAACGCTGCTGGAGCTGGCCGACGACTTCGCCATGGAACTCACCCAGTCACAGGCGCTGCACGGCGGCGGCTCCCACGAGGCGGCGTGGCTGCGGCGCTATCCGTGCGGGTGA
- a CDS encoding YciI family protein, protein MAKYMLIMRGTDESVAKMMETPFEQMLETVGRFNDELIQAGVLLAAEGLDDPGQGVVVDYSGEAPVVTDGPYGETKELFGGFYLIDVASKEEAVEWAKRMPSIAGSKCEIRRVPGIEEFPQDNEWIVKERAWRERTGQL, encoded by the coding sequence ATGGCGAAGTACATGCTGATCATGCGGGGGACGGACGAGTCCGTCGCGAAGATGATGGAGACACCGTTCGAGCAGATGCTCGAAACCGTAGGCCGCTTCAACGACGAACTGATCCAGGCGGGCGTGCTCCTGGCAGCCGAGGGGCTGGATGATCCCGGCCAGGGCGTGGTCGTCGACTACAGCGGGGAGGCGCCCGTGGTGACGGACGGTCCCTACGGCGAGACGAAGGAGCTGTTCGGCGGCTTCTACCTGATCGACGTGGCGTCGAAGGAGGAGGCCGTGGAGTGGGCGAAGCGGATGCCGTCGATCGCCGGGTCGAAGTGCGAGATCCGGCGGGTGCCGGGGATCGAGGAGTTCCCGCAGGACAACGAGTGGATCGTGAAGGAACGGGCCTGGCGGGAGCGGACGGGCCAGCTCTGA
- a CDS encoding RNA polymerase sigma factor produces the protein MAGADGPALTGTAAGGPPDAVGASRRAVEAVWRIESARIVAALARYTGDFELAEDVAQEALAEALTAWARDGTPASPVGWLLAAGRRRAVDSFRRRSARDERYALLASPLVEGETSSGGVEPPDRADDLLWDPDRVDDDVLALMFIACHPVLAPPARVALTLRAVGGLTSEEIARAFLVPVATVQARITRAKKTIAAAGVPFELPPARERRERLGGVLSVLYVIFTEGSTATSGESLLRTGLAYEAVRLVRMLAASLPDEPEVHGLLALCELTSARFPARTGPQGEAVLLEDQDRRLWDRSAVRRGLAALGRARALGRGLGPYGLQSAIAACHAAAPSVADTDWDRVVLLYEALGRVAPSPVVELNRAVAVAMGQGPGAALALVDDLVASGRLSGSHLLPTVRGELLARLGRTAEARAELELAARLCRNTQERAVLLRKAAALPREP, from the coding sequence CTGGCGGGAGCGGACGGGCCAGCTCTGACGGGCACGGCCGCCGGGGGCCCGCCGGACGCCGTCGGGGCGTCGCGGCGGGCCGTCGAGGCGGTGTGGCGGATCGAGTCCGCCCGGATCGTGGCGGCTCTGGCGCGCTACACCGGGGACTTCGAGCTGGCCGAGGACGTCGCACAGGAGGCGCTCGCGGAGGCGCTGACCGCGTGGGCACGCGACGGCACCCCGGCGAGCCCGGTGGGCTGGCTGCTGGCGGCCGGCCGGCGGCGGGCCGTCGACAGCTTCCGGCGCCGCTCGGCCCGGGACGAGCGGTACGCGCTGCTGGCGTCCCCGCTCGTCGAGGGCGAGACGAGTTCGGGCGGGGTGGAGCCGCCCGACCGGGCGGACGACCTGCTCTGGGACCCGGACCGGGTCGACGACGACGTCCTCGCGCTGATGTTCATCGCGTGCCATCCGGTGCTCGCGCCACCGGCACGCGTGGCGCTGACACTGCGGGCGGTCGGCGGACTGACGAGCGAGGAGATCGCGCGGGCGTTCCTGGTTCCCGTGGCGACCGTCCAGGCGCGGATCACCCGGGCGAAGAAGACGATCGCCGCGGCGGGGGTGCCGTTCGAACTGCCACCGGCGCGCGAGCGCCGCGAGCGGCTCGGCGGTGTCCTGAGCGTGCTCTACGTGATCTTCACCGAGGGCTCGACGGCGACGTCCGGGGAGTCCCTGCTGCGGACCGGCCTGGCCTATGAGGCGGTCCGGCTGGTCCGCATGCTGGCCGCGTCGCTGCCGGACGAGCCGGAGGTCCACGGACTGCTCGCGCTGTGCGAACTCACATCCGCGCGGTTCCCCGCGCGGACGGGTCCGCAGGGCGAGGCGGTGCTGCTGGAGGACCAGGACCGCCGGCTGTGGGACCGGTCCGCGGTCCGCCGCGGCCTGGCCGCGCTCGGCCGGGCCCGGGCGCTCGGGCGCGGCCTCGGCCCCTACGGGCTGCAATCCGCGATCGCCGCCTGCCATGCCGCCGCGCCCTCCGTCGCGGACACCGACTGGGACCGTGTCGTGCTCCTCTACGAGGCACTGGGACGCGTCGCCCCCTCACCCGTCGTGGAGCTGAACCGGGCGGTCGCCGTCGCGATGGGCCAGGGCCCGGGCGCCGCGCTGGCTCTGGTGGACGACCTGGTCGCCTCCGGCCGCCTGTCGGGCTCGCATCTCCTGCCGACCGTGCGGGGCGAACTGCTGGCACGTCTGGGCCGCACCGCCGAGGCCCGGGCGGAACTGGAGCTCGCCGCACGGCTGTGCCGCAACACGCAGGAGCGGGCGGTGCTGCTGCGCAAGGCAGCCGCGCTGCCGCGCGAACCGTAG
- a CDS encoding sodium:solute symporter family protein, producing MNSLDWVVLIAYFGVMIAIGVWSHKRVGDVRDFFTAGGRMPWWLSGISHHMSGYSAVMFTGYAGIAYTYGVTSFWTWSFPIAVGVAIGIKLFAPRLNRLRSRLHVASPLEYLKDRYDVKTQQLLAWSGLLLKIVDVASKWAAIATLLSVFTGLSLTQGILITGAITALYCTVGGLWADALTELGQFAIQFVAGITMLVAVMAKLSGFSTLWTVWDKLPSGHGNPTAGPYTGIFLVAFLFIKTFEYNGGMWNQAQRYMATRTPRDASRSATLSASLWLIWPLVLFFPMWCAPLLVHAVKPDASDSYALLTEQLIPHGLLGLVVVGFFSHTMAMASGDANAISAVFTRDLAPVLSKSARTWSTRSALIAARLSTIAFLALSMAVATQVNSPTFKDIITVVIKWVAGLMGPIAIPFMLGMLRPFRRSGSFAAITSWAAGLIAFWLVNYPINWAVEGGVGLEYQVSVPCAVSLVLYIGLGFLKPQETPGLDELLAKINEDGPEPGAAGAAVVPPQQPAKDAVAGAGAGTGTDDPKESEPRS from the coding sequence ATGAACAGCCTCGACTGGGTCGTGCTCATCGCATACTTCGGTGTGATGATCGCGATCGGTGTGTGGTCGCACAAACGCGTCGGCGATGTGCGTGACTTCTTCACCGCCGGCGGCAGGATGCCGTGGTGGCTCTCGGGCATCTCGCACCACATGTCCGGCTACAGCGCGGTGATGTTCACCGGGTACGCGGGCATCGCCTACACCTACGGCGTCACGTCCTTCTGGACGTGGTCCTTCCCGATCGCGGTGGGTGTCGCGATCGGCATCAAGCTGTTCGCACCGCGGCTGAACCGGCTGCGCTCGCGGCTCCACGTGGCGTCGCCGCTGGAGTACCTGAAGGACCGCTACGACGTGAAGACGCAGCAACTGCTGGCCTGGTCGGGCCTGTTGCTGAAGATCGTGGATGTCGCGTCCAAGTGGGCGGCGATCGCGACCCTGCTGTCGGTGTTCACCGGCCTCAGCCTTACCCAGGGCATCCTGATCACCGGCGCGATCACGGCGCTCTACTGCACCGTCGGCGGGCTGTGGGCCGACGCGCTGACCGAACTGGGCCAGTTCGCCATCCAGTTCGTCGCGGGCATCACGATGCTGGTGGCCGTGATGGCGAAGCTCAGCGGGTTCAGCACCCTGTGGACGGTGTGGGACAAGCTGCCGTCGGGCCACGGGAACCCGACGGCGGGCCCGTACACCGGGATCTTCCTGGTGGCGTTCCTGTTCATCAAGACCTTCGAGTACAACGGCGGCATGTGGAACCAGGCGCAGCGCTACATGGCGACGCGCACACCGAGGGACGCGAGCCGCTCCGCGACGCTGTCGGCGTCGCTGTGGCTGATCTGGCCGCTGGTGCTGTTCTTCCCCATGTGGTGCGCGCCGCTGCTGGTGCACGCCGTGAAGCCCGACGCGTCGGACTCGTACGCCCTGCTGACCGAACAGCTCATCCCGCACGGCCTGCTGGGCCTCGTCGTCGTCGGCTTCTTCTCGCACACCATGGCGATGGCCTCGGGTGACGCGAACGCCATCTCCGCCGTCTTCACCCGCGACCTGGCGCCCGTCCTGTCGAAGTCGGCCCGTACCTGGTCCACGCGGAGCGCCCTGATCGCGGCGCGCCTGTCGACGATCGCGTTCCTGGCGCTGTCGATGGCGGTGGCCACACAGGTCAACTCGCCGACGTTCAAGGACATCATCACCGTCGTGATCAAGTGGGTGGCCGGTCTGATGGGCCCGATCGCGATCCCGTTCATGCTCGGCATGCTGCGCCCGTTCCGCCGTTCCGGCTCGTTCGCGGCGATCACCAGCTGGGCGGCCGGCCTGATCGCGTTCTGGCTGGTCAACTACCCGATCAACTGGGCGGTCGAGGGCGGCGTCGGCCTGGAGTACCAGGTGTCCGTGCCGTGCGCGGTCTCGCTGGTCCTCTACATCGGCCTCGGTTTCCTCAAGCCGCAGGAGACACCGGGCCTGGACGAGCTGCTGGCGAAGATCAACGAGGACGGTCCCGAACCGGGCGCGGCGGGCGCCGCGGTGGTGCCTCCGCAGCAGCCGGCCAAGGACGCGGTCGCGGGTGCCGGTGCGGGTACGGGTACGGACGACCCCAAGGAGTCCGAGCCGCGGTCCTGA
- a CDS encoding DUF397 domain-containing protein: protein MAILQGATNTWTKSSYSGGNGACVEVRSPEVLSVDVRDSKAPEGPSIAFSPTSWTSFVTEMNGGGPGLA from the coding sequence ATGGCAATCCTCCAGGGCGCCACGAACACGTGGACGAAGTCCTCCTACTCGGGCGGAAACGGCGCGTGCGTCGAAGTCAGGTCCCCCGAGGTCCTGTCGGTCGACGTCCGGGACTCGAAGGCCCCCGAGGGGCCCTCGATCGCCTTCTCCCCCACGTCGTGGACGTCGTTCGTGACCGAGATGAACGGCGGCGGGCCCGGCCTCGCCTGA